The proteins below are encoded in one region of Leptotrichia sp. oral taxon 218:
- a CDS encoding YbaB/EbfC family nucleoid-associated protein, with product MVRKIKGAGNKSGGSQQDIIKQAQVMQQEMLKIQEGLKDKFVESSVAGGGITVKANGQKKLVDLSISLDVLKDAIEENDSTIVSDLIINAVNEILDKAEEMAEKEMEVVTGGVSIPGLF from the coding sequence ATGGTTAGAAAAATAAAAGGAGCAGGAAATAAATCAGGAGGAAGCCAACAAGATATTATAAAACAAGCTCAAGTAATGCAACAAGAAATGTTAAAAATTCAAGAAGGATTAAAAGATAAATTTGTAGAAAGTTCTGTAGCTGGTGGTGGAATCACTGTTAAAGCCAATGGTCAAAAAAAATTAGTTGATTTATCAATTTCTTTAGATGTTTTAAAAGACGCAATTGAAGAAAATGATTCAACAATCGTTTCAGATTTAATTATAAATGCAGTAAATGAAATTTTAGATAAAGCTGAAGAAATGGCAGAAAAAGAAATGGAAGTAGTTACTGGTGGAGTGAGTATTCCAGGATTATTCTAA
- the rpmB gene encoding 50S ribosomal protein L28, with amino-acid sequence MRRCEVFGKEVSHGNRVSHSHKATKRIWKPNLQTMLLNINGSEVRVRVCTKAMKTLKGKNVDQVKKILLKNIKTLSPKVQKALFAVK; translated from the coding sequence ATGAGAAGATGTGAAGTTTTTGGAAAAGAAGTTAGCCACGGAAATAGAGTAAGTCACTCTCACAAAGCTACAAAAAGAATATGGAAACCAAATTTGCAGACAATGCTTTTAAATATTAATGGAAGCGAAGTAAGAGTAAGAGTTTGCACAAAAGCTATGAAAACATTAAAAGGAAAAAATGTTGATCAAGTTAAAAAAATATTGTTAAAAAATATTAAAACATTAAGTCCTAAAGTTCAAAAAGCATTATTTGCAGTAAAGTAA